In the Equus caballus isolate H_3958 breed thoroughbred chromosome 26, TB-T2T, whole genome shotgun sequence genome, TATAGACAAACATAAGTTTTTGAGGCTTTCTCTAAAAATGCTGGGTCAGTACTTGCTAGAGCTCCGGGCAGAGGTGATGGGTGCCCGAAGAAGACCCGAGAAGAGAAGGAACGATCGGAGGAACAACTCCTGCTGTCAGCAAAGACTAGTATATGGTTTCCCAGCTGACTGATAACTAAGTACACCTGCTCCGCGGTTACGTCTAAGTTTGGGGGGAATCTTTGCACTGCCAGCTGTAAACAGGTAAAACAAAGGTTGGATTTCTGACCCGCCTAGCTCTGGTACTGCTGTTGTCATAGGCCAAAAGCGCGTCCACGGTCCCGCCTGAGGTCGCGCTGCAGGACGGGCAGTGAACAGTGGTGACCCCGCGGATCGCAGGCTGGGGCTTGACCTGACGCCCCACGGTGGCCATGGCGGGAGGTGGGCACGTGCGCCGACCGGACACAATGTGCCGAGGGGCTTCAAGCCCGCCGAACAGAGAACTCTGCGCTCGAATCTGAAGTCTGCCCACGCGGGGAGGGGACACAGGCAGACAATGCCTGGAGACACGCAGCCCAACGACCACTTTGACGTCCCTGCCGCCACACTGCCTGTCCCCCGCAGGGTCCGTATAGACCAACCCGCCTGTGATTGGCAGCGCCACCAGGGGGCGTGGTCTCGAAGTGGGCGTGGAGCCGGGGCGGCCGGGGTGCGCGCGCAGGCCCAGGGCTCTGCCCGCCCCTGCCCTGCCTGTGATTGGTGTATTTGGCCAAgggggcggggacgggggcgTGCCGTGGTGGTGACGCGCGCTCAGCTgccgcttccccgccccgcctcTATCCCTGCCTGTGATTGGTGCCCTCGTCCCAGGGGGCAGGACCTCAGGGGGCGGTGCGCGCGCGGTGGTCACGTCAGTCCGGGCGCGACCTCCGCCGCGCCCGGCCCGTCGCCCGGCGCGCCCCCGAGTCACCGTCATGGCCGCCTCCCTTCTGCTGCGGCAAGGACGAGCCCGGGCGCTGAAGGTAAAGGGGGCCGGGCCGGCGGCCGGGAGCCCGTGTAGGGTTGGGGCGAGGGGCGCGGCCCTGACGGCCACCTCCGGCCGTTCTGGTGGGTGCTGACCCCGCGTAGGGCCGGGACAGGCTGGCCGGGCGAGCCCAGGGTCCTTGGGGCGGGAGGCGGCGAGCGGACCCCGGTCGGGCCCCAGCTGGTCCCGGACCTCCTGGGGAGCCTCCGGTGTGCGGTGCCGTCGTGCGCCGTCCGTGCCGTTGCGGACAGcgtctttccttcctccttaacCAGGAGAGGATGTGAGGCGGCGTCCAGGTTCCTGCTTGACCCCGGTGCCTTATTTCGCAGCGCTGAAAAGGCAGCTTACAGTACCTCGTctatgaaaagagagagagaagggcttTCTTTCTCCGTGTGTAAAAACTAAGGCTTCactgtatttaaaattaaaaatggcccTTATTACAAAAGCACTAACTATTCATTGCAAAGCAGTTAAGAACGCCTGGGGGAAAATCTATTGTTAGAGCCCATTGTTTACTCCTTGAACTGTCTAGTTCCAAACGACTTTCTCAGCTTTCCTGTGTACATCTATGCACCTACTTGCAGTCATAAacgtgaaaaataaattttcgCCTTCATATGTGTACTGTAGGCGCCTCCATTCTATGTCCAGCATCTAGAAcagggcccagcacatagtaggccgTAGTAAATGTATGCTGAGTAAATGAGCACATCTAGAGcagggcccagcacatagtaggcggTAGTAAATATATGCTGAGTAAATGAACACATCTAGAGCagagcccagcacatagtaggcggTAGTAAATATATGCTGAGTAAATGAACACATCTAGAGCAGGGCCCAGCGCTAGTAGGCCATAGTAAATAGATGCTGAGTGAGTTAACACTTTATAAAATGTTTGCCGTTTGTGATCCAATGTAAACACTGTTGAAGCAATTATTATTCATCTACATCATTTTTAATGGACAGAtagtatttattttgctttactttCTAAGTCTAGGAGaacattttacaaaaagaatcaTAGTATTTTTTAGGTTAATAGGTAATTGGAGACTACAAAGTATACACAGGAGGAAGTCTGGTTGGAGAAGTAGTCAAATGTTAATAGTGATTCTCCTTGAATTCgagagtttttttcttcttgcagcttttttgtattttccaaaatttccataATACGCGTATATTATGAAAATTGTAGTAAGCTCCAGAAATATGCCAAATGAATGCACAGCAAAGCATTCATTTTTAGTAATAATACATAGTATTCATATGAAGTAATAGCTATTATAAATGGCTTTGCTCTAAAATATCCGTGTTTGTTCATTCTTTTGTCAGACTATATTCCTAGAGGCACGAGTGTTTCGAGGACTTGCTTCTACCGTTTCTCTCTCTGCAGAATCAGGAAAGAGTGAAAAAGGACAGCCACCAAATCTCAAGAAGCAAAGTCCACCAAAAAGTAAGATTTTAGTGGTAGTCATAAGGGAACGAGAACACAAAACAAATAAGGCAGGCAGCTTTCCAAGGATGAAAAGAAGTCTTACTACCTACCTAATTTCTGGTTCTTCCTTTCCAGCAGTGTCCCAATTGTAATCAAACATAAGGTCTGTCACAGATTCCAGACCACACACGTCAGTAACATAGCAGTCCTTGGCTCAGCATTTGGCTCTGAACTGGTTCTGTCTGTCTTTTCTAAATGCCAAGCTCTAGCGTGTAGCACCATGGTGCAGAGTATGAAGACTCTGTGGCAGTTAGGTGGCCCTAATACAGTCCCATACTCCTGGGAGGGAGTCAGGAGCCCCACCTTGCTTTTCTGCCCCGACTGTGACTTTTTTCAGTGTCTTTGGTTCTTTCTCATCTGTGGTTTCCCAGGCTCCGCTGGGCTCCAGTCCAGGGTTTCGGGCGTCGTTTTATGACTGTGGAGAGGGAGTAAGAGCAGGCAGTGTTTTCCATTATGACTCACTTTGATGAAGCATGATGTCTGATGCCTTTCCAGCTCTTTCCACAGTCATTTTGACTTTTATCAccagtttttactttatttttccctctgaatACCAATTAGTATATCCTCATGGAAGGAAAATAGACAATgcaagtatattttaaatacttctgGGAATTTTATGTGCTACTCCCAGctcattaataatttattttaatacagGTCCCTTGCCTTTAGTCTTACTTGATGAAACCTTAGTtaactctaaaaaaaaataagtacagtCTCTTTGCAAATCTCTAATCTTCATATGATAATTTGAGTTTGTCTTATTTTCTCCAAAACACCATTTCCTCAGTTTGGATGTTTGAAAGTGtttagattgttttgtttttcccctctGTGGTCCACACACAAACATCGGTAGGTTATAAATACTGGCATTTTGTTGAGAGTGCCAGTCTGCCACGGCCTTTCACACTCTCTTGGTCTCGGCTGAGGAAACACCTTCCTGGTGGCGTCTGCAGCCCCATCAACAGGAGGCCTGAATTCAGCAGGAGGATTATTTAATTCTGTCCTATACCTCCTCATTTTTAAGtccagtgttcttttcttttcctaatccATAAATTTTTGAATAGTTATCCTAAACttgaagactttctttttttaacataaccACAATAGCATTGTCACACCGAAAATGTGTTAACAAGAATGTCAGTTAAATTCTGTATTGTGCTTGGCAtgttttttacattcttttaatgTTTACCGATGAATGATTAGTTGAATTTCATTACTTAATATTATCTTTGCCCTTGGTGAATTGTACTCTTATATCTGCAATATTATTTCGTGGGTTTATGAAATTGGattaatggattttaaaataccATGGCAAAGCCAAagatcccccccaccccccaccctttAGAAACATGCTTCTGTGTGTGAGTGGAAACGGGTGCTTCATCTCGTGACAGTGTTGGGTGCAGTCATGAGACTGGAGCACTGAGCTGGGAGCTGGCCTTGGGCTCGTACAGCTTCTGCCTCTGGACGTGGTGGATGCCGCACGCCTCATCCTCGATTCCTGGGTGCCTGAGTGGGATCAGCGTGCCAGCCTCATTGGGTCGATGTGAGACATGATGATCAGGGTGGTAGATGTCTGTGCTGGGTGAATCAAGAGTGCTTTCAGGTGGGAGGGTGGCTTTCAGGACTACACCGTCTTTAATGCACATTCTGCTTGTATCTCgtgatttaaaaattgataatccccatatgaagaaaaagaagtgatGCTTCTAAATCCACGTGTGCAGGCCTCTTGTTTCCCCCGCAGTGTCAGTGCTTGGTGGGTGTAAGATTCAGAAATGTTCTCCGCCCGCCAGTGGCACGTGCCAGGTGAAGCCCCTGTCAGTTGTGGGTGGCTTTGGAAGCTCTAATGGAAGTTTCCTGCATGCAGACGGGGGCCCCTAAGCACTCACGCTTGGGGTCTCATCTCTAGTCAAAGTCTGCCCCCGAGGCAGGCCCCCGGGGTCACAGAACACGTTCTGCCTTATTCTGTCTGGGGCTCCAGCTTTTCGTAGCACTCGCGTCCTTCCTGAGGAGAGCCGTCCGCACAGCTGTCAGAATCCGGGGTCTCCTTGTAGCTGACCCCTCCTGCAGACCCCTTGGCTCTCCAGCTCTCGTGTTCCTTTGAGTCCAGTCACTAGGCTGAATTTTGCAACAGTCAGTAATAAATCATTGACTGAATAACTCCTGTGTCACTTTTTAAAGAATGTCAGGAAGCCAAAATTATCCATTTCAAATCCTTAATTCAGTTTGAAAAGTGAAGAATCTCTGGAAATAGGGATTTGGTGTATTTAATTGTAAccagcatgccaggcactgttctgagcgcTCCACATATTATCTCAGCTGGTCCTCATAACCCCATGAGTAGATACTATCAGGACCCCATGTTATAGACGAGAAGAGGAGGTGAAAAGAGACGTGAACTGAGGCGGGTCACACAGTTGTCGGTGgtggagcctggatttgaacccaggcaagcAGTCGCCACTGGCTATTTTTAATCACTGTGCTGTCTCGCCTCTGAAAAATCTCAGTTCTtgtgtattcatttaaaaaagagaaaccaaCTTTTTATAGTCAAACTCAtgtaaaaaaatagttttaattaccatataaaatgtgaataactGTTCTTTCATGTCGTGTTGAAGTGCATCTTTGTTTCTGAAATTACTTTTCTAACCCATTGACAAGATATGGAAGTATTTTAAGGTGGCTAATCCATTTCAAACACCctagtcatttttgttttttataggaGGACCACCAAAAACTTGAGGGTCATGCCCTCACTTTTCAACCAAGCAGAAAAGAGATTCAGGAAATGTAAGTTCCATTTTGAGAGGAGCTAGAGAAGCCATAAGGAGAACTCTCTGTGCTGTCACTGGTGTTAGTGCAGAGGCCGGTACAGTCTCCGAGACATTGGCAACAGTCCCTAAAAGTCCCTGCATTGTGCTGAGTTGCATTCCACGGCCAGCCTTATTTAGGTAGctttgtgttttattgtttttatctttcaaggaAAGTCACTGCCAAACTAAAACGTTTTCAGAGTATGGGGGCGTCCTGCCTCTAGACAAACGTAAGAGATTCATGAACACACAGGTGAAGTCATACTTGTGTTCAGAGTGAGGGCCGTTGCTCCTCTGCATTGTGGTGCTGTCTTCCGGGTGACAGGCAGCGGTCTGCACTACTGAAGGCAGATTGGTGTGCAGAGTGGCACCTCGGTACAGCAGCGACTGGGGGTGACTGCCGATCATCGTGGCCAGCTTCCTTCTGAGTCATGAGGAAGACGCTGGGCCGGTGCTGCAGCAGGCCAGAAATGGGCTCTTGATAACGAGCAAAAAGCATTCCTATAGTGTCCGTTGGCCGTTGGCCTTTCCATGGAGTTCTCCCATGACTTAGcatgaagaaaagaaacttaAAGCATTCTCATCTTGTATAATAGAAGTTTCCTTTTCAAACAAAATGTCTAAATTATATCATTGTTAATCccatttgaaattttctttccattttcagtaGGTGATAAATCAACCTATAATGTAGTTTTAATAACTTACACCTTAGAAAATCTCCATCACATACTTTGGGAGATTTAGGCATTACAGTTTTTCTATTCAAAGCAGCCTATCTAAGATAGGgcttattttaagttaatttttcatACTTAGAAAATTAATGCTCAGCATACAGGTGGATTAATGATACAGGTGAGCAGGCTAGCAGGGTTTGGAGGCCGGCATCTCTTATACATTGCCATTAGGAATGTCTGAGCTGTACCatctagagagacagagagagagagagagaaaaagggagcgTTCAACTGCGTGTGCATgcctttgccttatttttgtGTTTGACACAATCTTGGAGCTCTTTGTGAGTCCCGAGAGTTCCCTGCCTCAGCACCTGCTCTGGACAGTCAGAATGTAGATTCTGGGCCAGCGTGTTGCCACGGAGTCACACATGCCGTGGAGGAGGTAGTGATGATGGAGGTGCAGGTGCTGGTTTCAAACAGTCACCCACTGCTTTAGATGTTCAGTCATTTTCTTTTACACTGACCGTTAACCTCTCTTTGCCCCATTTCTGATTTTTAGTTGTTCCTCAGTTTTTTTTGATCATTTTCTATTATTCTGTTCCTGAACTCAgaaagcaattaaaaacctctttggggctggccaggtggtgcagcagttaagttctcaagttctcacgttctgcttcagtggcacagggttcgccagttcggatcctgtgtgtggaccctcgtacggcttgtcaagccattccATGGCAGgtgtcgcacatataaagtagaggaagattgccatggatgttagctcgggaccagtcttcctcagcaaaaagaggatgattggcagcagatgttagctcagggctaatcttcctcaaaaacaaaacaaaacaaaaaacagacaaaaacctcTTTGGATACTGGTAAGCTAGGAAAGTTAGGACtatattttttccactttagAGAAGTAGGATTGAGGTATTTTTAGTAGAAAATAGACTCCTAGACTTGAAAATAAAGACTAGATTTAGAGTATGCccatctgtgatttttttaaaaattttgctttacaTTTGAAAAGTAATTGTAATTTATAAAACTTGtatattttccttctgatctgtaTGGTTAGAAAAGATTTACCACctgaaaaaaatggaatgaaatcagCTCTAATCAGTGTATTAtatgtgatttcatttttctcataattGATTCTATAAAATGTAAGACTTTTATATTAGCACTTATTTTTTACAGTTTAAAACCTGTTGTTTCCAGTGACATATATGATATCAAATTACTTTAGACTTCTTTAGTCTTGTAAtactttcattttccttggcTGAAGAAATCCCCAGATGACTTGTGGTTTTGAAGGACTTTCTCTCTCTTAGGGGCAGCTTCATTTGAACGACGTGAGACATGACCCCCTCCTCCGACCCCCTACTCTTAAACACACGTATGTGCATACCCAAACCCAAACCAGGCTCATCACTACTTTGTACAGAAAGTTCAAGTTCATACAGTATGGATaacttttttaatatttgaaaagcatCAGGTTTTTAGAGCCTTAAGAAATTATACATTTGTAAAACTTCAATAATTATCATCAAAGAAGCTCTCATTGTGAAAAACGGAGGCGTTTGTTACTTCTGTTGGTAAAAatccccattttttaaattttcagctaCAAAGGGAAACATCTACGTTTCTTGCTGCTCTCTCTCCCCTGTGGCTTGGCCTTCACTGAAGTGGGCGTCCATGGAGTGTTTCTTAGGATAATTGTCTTGAAGATATTATAAATAACAGATTGATGTGTCATGAAATGTCTGTGACTTTGATGAATTTAGATTGTaactaaatattaaaatcttaaatattcCTCTTTATGCCGTTTCCTAGATGTAGTGGAACCAAAGGAGAGGGGCAGGCTACTAGCCACCCCAGCAGCAGCTGAACTGTCTCACAGCCTGTCTTCACCCCGTTCTTACCCGTCAGTTGCGAGTGAAGGTGGGATGGTAGCTAGCCCTAAGCCCGATGACCACAGGCTATTCACAGATGAAGGGGTTCCCAAGCGTTTGTCAAGAAAGACTTTGGTAGAGTTTCCTCAGAAAGTTCCATCTCCATTCAGAAAACAGGGTTCTGATCCAGAAGCTCTTCAGCAGAGCAGGAGAGGGACGGATGACTCATCTTCATCCTCGTCCAGCTCCTCTGATTCAGAGTCAGACGAGGAGGGTGACAGCTCAGGAGCTGATCCTCAGGTGACGAGCAAAGGCAAAGGCAGGTTCCCAAAACCAGAGGGCTCCCATTCCTTTGACAGCAGAGCCCCCAAAACTGCAATGTCAACAAAAGAGAAGGCCCGGTCACAGCAGCCACCTCCTGACCTCACCTCTCCAGAGAGGCCCCATCAGGCAAAGAAGAAAGGGACCACTGCAAAGCTGTTAGAGGACAGAAATGGTGCTGGACCAAAACCAGCAGTGCCCAAGTCACAAGTAGCTGGAGAGTTTATGAAGCAAAACGTGAAGGAGAAACAACTGCAGAAAGTATTCAGATcgaatgaaatagaaaaagaaaggcaaaagccatttgaagttaaaaaaatcttatCTGACCATACAAAATCAGGATTATCCACACAACCGAATGGTGGCCCAGCGCCCACTCAACTGACAGAAGAAACCACAGCAGGAAGACAGCTGCGAGCAACCGCGCCTGAGGCCAGAGAAGGAGGTTTGGAAAAACAAGTACCAGACCCTGATGGGGAGAGGGCTTTTCCCCTGTTCAAAAAAGAAGATCTGGGGAAGCAGGTAATAGGAACAGTGAAGGCCAAAGAAGAGATTTTGGAAGATCAGGTACCAATAAAAAATTTGAAGCCAGTTCCTGTTCATAAGAAAGACGTTTTCGATGAAAAGACAGCAGTACTGAAGCTTGAGGAAAAGGGCGAAATCATCGAAGACTCGGCAACCCAACTGGGAGACCAGGACGACACACAGGGTATACTGTGGTTGAGAACTCCTTGTCCTTTGGGGGCGGTTAGAGTCTGAAGAACTGTGTGATAGAAAGAAGTCTCACAGTCAGATTCTCTAGTAGAAATAGGGCCTAAACACTGTCTCAGATGAGCAGAGGAGGGTGTCTGAAGTGTGAATCATACACACCTTATGTACAGAACCCCTAAAACATTTCAGATTTATTTCGAAATGAAAGAGTATGCCCTTGGCACTCTTGCCTGCTCTTTAAccaatataattttgaaaactggCAGTTTAACATCATCACCCTTAACTTTTGAGAGTGTCCAAGTGTTCATGAACTTACAGAGCATTTCACTGAGTAAACGGCGTCCTAGTTGACTCCCATACTGAAGAGCGATAGTGACACTCAGTATTATGGTCTTTGGGTGGGCGAAACAGCTGGTTGCATCTAGCATCCTCAGGCCTAAG is a window encoding:
- the NDUFV3 gene encoding NADH dehydrogenase [ubiquinone] flavoprotein 3, mitochondrial isoform X1, whose protein sequence is MAASLLLRQGRARALKTIFLEARVFRGLASTVSLSAESGKSEKGQPPNLKKQSPPKNVVEPKERGRLLATPAAAELSHSLSSPRSYPSVASEGGMVASPKPDDHRLFTDEGVPKRLSRKTLVEFPQKVPSPFRKQGSDPEALQQSRRGTDDSSSSSSSSSDSESDEEGDSSGADPQVTSKGKGRFPKPEGSHSFDSRAPKTAMSTKEKARSQQPPPDLTSPERPHQAKKKGTTAKLLEDRNGAGPKPAVPKSQVAGEFMKQNVKEKQLQKVFRSNEIEKERQKPFEVKKILSDHTKSGLSTQPNGGPAPTQLTEETTAGRQLRATAPEAREGGLEKQVPDPDGERAFPLFKKEDLGKQVIGTVKAKEEILEDQVPIKNLKPVPVHKKDVFDEKTAVLKLEEKGEIIEDSATQLGDQDDTQEPAQAAVPTEPCDNTTYKNLQHHDYNTFTFLDLNLELSKFRMPQPSSGRESPRH
- the NDUFV3 gene encoding NADH dehydrogenase [ubiquinone] flavoprotein 3, mitochondrial isoform X2, whose product is MAASLLLRQGRARALKTIFLEARVFRGLASTVSLSAESGKSEKGQPPNLKKQSPPKKPAQAAVPTEPCDNTTYKNLQHHDYNTFTFLDLNLELSKFRMPQPSSGRESPRH